A region from the Heptranchias perlo isolate sHepPer1 unplaced genomic scaffold, sHepPer1.hap1 HAP1_SCAFFOLD_987, whole genome shotgun sequence genome encodes:
- the LOC137320154 gene encoding transmembrane emp24 domain-containing protein 10-like produces the protein VGRELWGTVPGWSQGVTSLFPLPQVTDSSGHILYSKEEATKGKFAFTTDDYDMFEICFESRLPPGEPSLSLSLPAQIAKAEKLKPLEVELRRLEDLSESIVSDFADMKQREEEMRDTNESTSARVLYFSIFSMCCLVGLATWQVFYLRRFFKAKKLIE, from the exons tgtggggagggagctgtgggggacagttccgggctggagccagggtgtaacctctctgtttcccctcccccaggtgacggACTCCTCCGGCCACATCCTGTACTCTAAGGAGGAGGCGACTAAGGGCAAATTCGCCTTCACCACTGACGACTACGACATGTTCGAGATCTGCTTCGAGAGCCGCCTGCCCCCGGGTGA accgtctctctctctctctctccctgcccagatCGCCAAGGCGGAGAAGCTGAAGCCACTTGAGGTGGAGCTGCGACGATTGGAGGATCTGTCAGAGTCGATCGTCAGTGACTTTGCCGACATGAAGCAGCGAGAGGAAGAGATGAGGGACACCAATG AGTCCACCAGTGCTCGTGTCCTGTATTTCAGCATCTTCTCCATGTGCTGCCTCGTCGGCCTGGCCACCTGGCAGGTCTTCTACCTGCGACGCTTCTTCAAAGCCAAGAAGCTCATTGAGTAA